A region from the Mycobacterium heidelbergense genome encodes:
- a CDS encoding MogA/MoaB family molybdenum cofactor biosynthesis protein gives MRVEEPSAVGLSELGYTVTPMETGAELVVGRALVVVVDDRTAHGDEDHSGPLVTELLTEAGFVVDGVVAVAADEVEIRNALNTAVIGGVDLVVSVGGTGVTPRDVAPEATREILDREILGIAEAVRASGLSAGIIDAGLSRGLAGVSGSTLVVNLAGSRYAVRDGMATLNPLAAQIIGQLSSLEI, from the coding sequence ATGAGGGTCGAAGAGCCCTCGGCGGTGGGTTTGTCGGAGCTCGGATATACGGTGACACCCATGGAAACTGGTGCGGAGTTGGTGGTCGGCCGGGCTCTGGTCGTGGTGGTCGACGATCGCACCGCGCACGGGGACGAGGACCATAGCGGCCCGTTGGTCACCGAGCTGCTGACCGAGGCGGGGTTCGTGGTGGACGGCGTGGTGGCGGTCGCGGCCGACGAGGTCGAGATCCGCAACGCGCTGAACACCGCGGTGATCGGCGGGGTGGACCTGGTGGTGTCGGTCGGCGGGACCGGTGTCACGCCGCGTGACGTCGCCCCGGAGGCCACCCGCGAAATCCTGGACCGGGAAATCCTGGGTATCGCCGAGGCGGTCCGCGCGTCGGGGCTGTCGGCGGGAATCATCGACGCCGGTTTGTCCCGCGGCCTGGCCGGTGTGTCCGGCAGCACGCTGGTGGTCAACCTCGCCGGCTCCCGTTATGCAGTACGCGACGGAATGGCGACGCTGAATCCGCTCGCCGCCCAGATCATCGGGCAGCTGTCGAGCCTGGAGATCTAG
- a CDS encoding S1C family serine protease gives MTNDPRYSPPPQQPGYRTGPDQPVPPAYAQGQQPPYNQQFDWRYQQSPPTQYRRPYEPFGGTGPGRAPGGGGTGGGPIPGMLPPMPPPVPQKRSRAGLLTAGALAIAVVSAGIGGAAATAVELGTHSTDSNGHGTVPGAAPSVPAANMPPGSVEQVATKVVPSVVMLETDLGRQSEEGSGVILSADGLILTNNHVVAAAAKPGGGPGTSAGPPPKTTVTLSDGRTAPFTVVGADPTSDIAVIRVQGISGLTPISMGSSSDLRVGQPVVAIGSPLGLSGTVTTGIISALNRPVSTTGESGNQNTVLDAIQTDAAINPGNSGGALVNMGGQLVGVNSAIATLGADSPDSQSGSIGLGFAIPVDQAKRIADELIATGKASHASLGVQVTSDKGAPGAKVVDVVPNGAAAAAGVPKGVVVTKVDDRPINSADALVAAVRSKAPGDKVSLTFLDPGGGSRTVQVTLGKADQ, from the coding sequence ATGACGAATGACCCGAGGTATTCGCCACCGCCGCAGCAGCCGGGATACCGTACCGGGCCTGATCAGCCTGTGCCCCCAGCCTATGCCCAGGGGCAACAGCCGCCTTACAACCAACAGTTCGACTGGCGCTATCAGCAGTCGCCGCCGACCCAGTACCGCCGGCCCTACGAGCCGTTCGGCGGCACCGGTCCGGGTCGGGCACCCGGGGGCGGGGGCACTGGGGGAGGCCCCATCCCCGGGATGCTGCCCCCAATGCCTCCGCCGGTTCCCCAAAAGCGTTCCCGCGCAGGCCTGTTGACCGCCGGCGCGTTGGCGATCGCGGTGGTCTCGGCCGGAATCGGCGGCGCCGCCGCAACGGCCGTCGAGCTGGGCACGCACTCCACGGACAGCAATGGCCACGGGACAGTCCCCGGGGCCGCTCCCAGCGTCCCGGCCGCCAACATGCCGCCGGGCAGCGTCGAGCAGGTCGCGACCAAGGTGGTGCCCAGCGTCGTGATGCTGGAGACCGACCTGGGTCGCCAGTCGGAAGAGGGCTCCGGCGTCATCCTGTCGGCCGACGGCCTGATCCTGACCAACAACCACGTCGTCGCAGCCGCGGCGAAGCCGGGAGGCGGCCCGGGTACGTCCGCCGGTCCACCCCCGAAAACGACGGTGACGTTGTCCGACGGGCGGACCGCGCCGTTCACGGTGGTCGGGGCCGACCCCACCAGCGATATCGCCGTGATCCGCGTGCAGGGCATTTCGGGGCTCACGCCCATTTCGATGGGCTCCTCGTCGGACCTGCGGGTTGGCCAGCCGGTGGTGGCGATCGGGTCGCCGCTGGGCCTGTCGGGCACGGTGACCACCGGAATCATCAGCGCGCTGAACAGGCCGGTGTCCACGACCGGCGAGTCGGGCAACCAAAACACCGTTTTGGACGCGATCCAGACCGACGCCGCGATCAACCCGGGTAACTCCGGTGGCGCGCTGGTCAACATGGGCGGCCAACTGGTGGGCGTCAACTCGGCGATCGCGACCCTGGGCGCCGATTCGCCCGATTCCCAGAGCGGGTCCATCGGCCTCGGCTTCGCCATTCCGGTCGACCAGGCCAAGCGCATCGCCGACGAGCTGATCGCCACCGGCAAGGCGTCGCACGCCTCGCTCGGAGTGCAGGTGACCAGCGACAAGGGCGCCCCGGGCGCCAAGGTCGTCGATGTCGTGCCCAACGGCGCGGCCGCGGCCGCCGGTGTGCCCAAGGGCGTGGTCGTCACCAAGGTCGACGACCGCCCGATCAACAGCGCCGACGCGCTGGTTGCCGCCGTGCGGTCCAAAGCGCCCGGTGACAAGGTGTCGCTGACCTTCCTGGACCCCGGCGGCGGGAGCCGCACCGTGCAGGTCACCCTCGGCAAGGCGGATCAGTGA